In Leptospira brenneri, a single genomic region encodes these proteins:
- a CDS encoding flagellar biosynthesis protein FlhA gives MNFRDLLKQSDLVLGVGTLLILAMLIVPLPGFILDVLIVVSIGLGLLILMTALSVTEPSEFSIFPSLLLITTLFRLALNVSTTRQILSKGPAMNSSVIEAFGTFVVGGESGLGKYVVGLIIFIILTIVQVVVITKGATRISEVAARFTLDGLPQKQMSIDMELNSGAITEAEAKVKRKKVQREVDFYGAMDGASKFVQGDVRAGLIITAINLLGGILIGSTIRGESFLASIETYGKFTIGDGLVSQIPGLLSTTATGIIVTRSSSEKKLTVEIKDQLFGNAKTLYVVAGALGLASLIPGLPFFSLLFLAGAIGYLGYSIEKVAKEEIKKIETVAQDKVQEKKPENYIKEISVEAIQVELGRDLLPLVDASSGGHLLEQIANTRKKFAIDFGLVIPAIRIIDNLEIPHDNYSIRINGVVVGQSAVKADRLMAMNNTSRNLEAIVGEPFTEPAFGLKATWIDPNDKIEVENKGYSVVDPSTVIITHLKELISNYASQLLGREEVKALLEHLRQTHPTLVGELDYDKQGRLGIIQQTLQNLLAEGLSIKNLPKIMDAIANHLPRTNNPFDLAEHVRQALSRQIINDFLSPDGKLHVVTIDPRIIDRMNKSITLDETDGSKLIILPHDVRVRILESVYNELQKALDENRFLIFVVSRYLRQAFAFFLTKELPPRNFAVIASEEIHRGVPTEIASVLSLPSREEHPQEA, from the coding sequence ATGAATTTTAGAGACTTACTCAAACAATCCGATTTAGTTCTCGGGGTGGGGACACTCCTTATTTTAGCAATGTTGATTGTCCCGTTACCGGGATTTATCCTAGACGTGCTCATTGTGGTGAGTATAGGACTTGGACTACTCATTTTAATGACTGCGTTGTCGGTCACAGAACCAAGTGAGTTTTCCATTTTTCCAAGTTTACTTCTTATCACCACCTTGTTTCGGTTAGCGCTTAACGTATCGACTACGAGACAAATTTTATCCAAAGGTCCTGCGATGAATTCCAGTGTGATTGAAGCATTTGGAACCTTTGTTGTGGGGGGGGAATCTGGACTTGGTAAGTATGTTGTGGGACTCATCATCTTTATTATCTTAACGATAGTTCAGGTTGTGGTCATTACAAAGGGTGCCACTCGAATCTCGGAAGTTGCTGCTAGATTTACACTCGATGGATTACCACAAAAACAAATGTCCATTGATATGGAACTGAATAGTGGTGCCATTACGGAAGCAGAAGCTAAAGTAAAACGTAAAAAAGTCCAACGCGAAGTAGATTTTTATGGGGCCATGGATGGAGCTTCGAAATTCGTACAAGGAGATGTGAGAGCAGGACTGATCATCACTGCGATTAACTTACTTGGTGGAATTTTGATTGGATCCACGATTCGTGGAGAATCGTTTCTTGCATCTATTGAAACTTACGGAAAGTTTACCATTGGAGATGGACTTGTATCACAAATTCCAGGTCTACTTTCCACAACGGCAACAGGTATCATTGTCACTCGCTCTAGTTCTGAAAAAAAACTTACGGTGGAGATCAAAGACCAACTTTTTGGAAATGCAAAAACTTTATATGTGGTTGCGGGAGCCTTGGGGTTGGCGAGTCTCATTCCAGGCCTTCCATTTTTCTCTCTTTTGTTTTTAGCAGGTGCGATTGGATATTTGGGTTATTCTATTGAAAAAGTTGCTAAAGAAGAAATCAAAAAAATCGAAACGGTAGCCCAAGATAAAGTCCAAGAGAAAAAACCAGAAAATTATATCAAAGAGATTTCTGTCGAAGCCATTCAAGTGGAGCTTGGACGCGATTTACTACCGTTAGTGGATGCATCTTCTGGTGGACATCTACTGGAACAAATAGCCAACACTCGTAAAAAATTTGCGATTGATTTTGGTCTTGTGATCCCGGCCATTCGGATCATAGACAATTTAGAAATTCCTCATGACAATTATAGCATTCGAATCAATGGAGTGGTTGTGGGTCAATCCGCAGTGAAGGCGGATCGTTTGATGGCGATGAATAATACATCTAGGAATTTAGAAGCCATTGTTGGTGAACCTTTTACGGAACCGGCGTTTGGTCTTAAAGCTACCTGGATTGATCCTAACGATAAAATTGAAGTAGAGAACAAAGGTTATTCCGTGGTAGATCCGTCCACTGTGATCATCACTCATTTAAAAGAGTTAATTTCTAACTATGCATCTCAACTTCTGGGAAGAGAAGAAGTAAAAGCACTTCTCGAGCATCTAAGACAAACACATCCGACACTTGTGGGAGAACTGGATTACGACAAACAAGGAAGACTGGGAATCATCCAACAGACTTTACAAAATCTTTTGGCAGAAGGTTTATCCATTAAAAACCTTCCGAAAATTATGGATGCCATCGCTAACCATTTACCCAGAACGAACAATCCATTTGATTTGGCTGAACATGTAAGACAAGCTCTTTCAAGACAAATCATCAATGATTTCCTTTCACCTGATGGGAAGTTACATGTAGTCACCATTGATCCAAGGATCATTGATCGTATGAACAAAAGTATCACTCTTGATGAAACGGATGGAAGTAAACTCATCATCCTTCCTCATGATGTACGTGTGAGGATTTTGGAATCTGTTTATAATGAACTCCAAAAGGCTTTGGATGAGAACAGGTTCCTGATCTTTGTGGTTTCTAGATACTTAAGACAAGCATTTGCATTCTTTTTGACAAAGGAACTACCCCCCAGGAACTTTGCAGTAATTGCTTCTGAGGAAATCCACCGAGGAGTTCCGACAGAAATTGCTTCGGTTCTCAGCCTTCCATCCAGAGAGGAACACCCGCAAGAAGCATAG
- a CDS encoding EscU/YscU/HrcU family type III secretion system export apparatus switch protein — MKAKGFIEFEWNGEIIQNAILTWVKSLFGGFSFFPLSVPFFERLNCFKSKELTLALSGFSSGYYEIELQLFAAADEGRTEPPSERRRREEKEKGNVPKSNEVASTLVLLGGTGVLFLLGDTLIRNTAVFIKKYLPMGMKLDRFGAEEFRVILSGVSRDFFNLLWPVLAITLVFAIVGNVVQVGFMFSPRALAFRFDRIAPNFKRVLPNRQTLFNLLKSLAKVVMIGIISYILISGDFLKVLLTGNMGMMQAITLITYSGFKIMMAAGLLLLGIAVADFYFQKFEFEESLKQTPSEAKREMKEDSGDPVMKNRRMQLARDMMQGNMLREVPKADVVITNPTHYSVALSYEMGRDSAPRVIAKGENRLALEIRRIARDNDVPIVESPKQARLLYAQVEVGQEIPQEFFNAVVQILITLEKFRKKVGMG; from the coding sequence ATGAAAGCGAAAGGATTTATAGAATTTGAATGGAATGGGGAAATCATTCAAAATGCTATCCTTACTTGGGTCAAATCATTGTTTGGTGGATTTTCTTTTTTCCCTTTATCCGTTCCTTTTTTTGAAAGATTAAATTGTTTTAAGTCAAAAGAACTCACACTAGCTCTATCTGGATTTTCCTCTGGATATTATGAGATAGAACTCCAACTTTTTGCTGCGGCGGATGAAGGTAGAACGGAGCCGCCGAGTGAACGCCGTAGACGAGAAGAAAAAGAAAAAGGGAATGTTCCTAAATCCAATGAAGTTGCCTCAACTCTTGTTTTGTTAGGTGGGACAGGGGTTCTGTTTCTTTTAGGTGATACTTTAATTCGAAATACAGCCGTTTTTATTAAAAAATACCTTCCTATGGGAATGAAACTGGACCGATTTGGGGCGGAAGAGTTTCGGGTCATCCTCTCTGGAGTATCTCGCGATTTTTTCAATTTACTTTGGCCAGTTCTTGCGATTACCCTTGTTTTTGCAATCGTTGGAAATGTGGTTCAAGTTGGGTTTATGTTTTCTCCAAGAGCTTTGGCATTTCGTTTTGATCGCATTGCTCCGAACTTCAAACGTGTTTTACCGAACCGCCAAACATTATTTAATCTCCTTAAATCTTTAGCAAAGGTTGTGATGATTGGAATCATCAGTTATATATTGATTTCTGGTGATTTTCTCAAAGTGCTTTTGACAGGTAATATGGGGATGATGCAGGCCATCACACTCATCACTTATTCTGGATTCAAAATCATGATGGCCGCAGGGCTTTTGTTACTTGGAATTGCGGTTGCTGACTTTTACTTTCAAAAGTTTGAATTTGAAGAATCTTTAAAACAAACTCCTTCCGAAGCCAAACGAGAGATGAAAGAAGATTCAGGAGATCCTGTGATGAAAAACCGCAGGATGCAACTAGCTCGTGACATGATGCAAGGTAATATGCTTCGTGAAGTGCCAAAGGCTGATGTTGTGATTACTAATCCGACTCATTATTCAGTAGCACTTTCTTATGAAATGGGAAGGGATTCTGCACCTCGTGTGATTGCTAAAGGTGAGAATCGCCTAGCACTAGAAATACGAAGAATCGCACGGGACAATGATGTTCCGATTGTCGAAAGCCCAAAACAAGCACGTCTTTTATACGCACAAGTCGAAGTGGGTCAGGAAATTCCGCAAGAGTTCTTTAATGCGGTAGTTCAAATCCTTATCACTCTTGAGAAGTTTAGAAAAAAAGTAGGAATGGGATAA
- the fliR gene encoding flagellar biosynthetic protein FliR produces the protein MESFVLHFQSFLFVLVRLLGLFLVAPFFSSESINFSLRMIFSFMVSLIVYPVVATYMPPVPGHMINFGILIISEMLIGIFIGFLVSLVFAAFQMAGEFFNNQIGFGYTEILDPVTQNSLPAIGTMKNLMATALFLVIGAHRFLIETLAYSFEKIRIISFTGKVNAGLYKLIEDAIGAMFVVSFKIALPVMGILFLVSLAEGLMGKAAQQMNVMSMSFPLKVFIGTLTLIATLTFIATQMVQGIQISMDKASLLIREWPSL, from the coding sequence ATGGAATCATTTGTTTTACACTTTCAATCTTTTCTGTTTGTCTTAGTTCGCCTCCTCGGACTATTTCTTGTTGCGCCTTTTTTCTCATCAGAATCAATCAACTTCTCTTTACGTATGATCTTTTCCTTTATGGTTTCGCTCATTGTTTACCCAGTGGTCGCAACCTATATGCCTCCAGTTCCTGGGCATATGATTAATTTTGGAATCCTTATTATCTCTGAAATGTTGATTGGTATATTTATAGGATTTCTCGTATCACTCGTGTTTGCTGCTTTCCAAATGGCGGGAGAATTTTTTAACAACCAAATTGGTTTTGGATATACGGAAATTTTAGATCCAGTCACACAAAACTCGCTCCCTGCCATTGGAACGATGAAAAACTTAATGGCTACGGCCCTTTTTCTTGTGATTGGAGCTCATAGGTTTCTGATTGAAACACTTGCTTATTCTTTTGAAAAGATTCGAATCATTTCATTTACGGGTAAGGTAAATGCAGGTTTGTACAAACTGATTGAAGACGCCATTGGAGCGATGTTTGTAGTCTCTTTTAAAATCGCTCTTCCTGTGATGGGGATTTTGTTTTTGGTTTCATTGGCAGAAGGCTTAATGGGAAAAGCCGCACAACAAATGAATGTGATGTCCATGTCTTTCCCGCTCAAAGTGTTTATCGGAACACTCACACTCATCGCCACTCTTACCTTCATTGCGACTCAAATGGTCCAAGGAATTCAAATTTCTATGGATAAGGCAAGTTTACTCATCCGGGAGTGGCCAAGTCTATGA
- the fliQ gene encoding flagellar biosynthesis protein FliQ, which produces MTEVDVVNLMREAFIVTLKISSPILITALVVGLIVGILQTTTSIQEPTIAFVPKLVSIFAVIVFFSAWMVRVMTDYTREIFFMIEKI; this is translated from the coding sequence ATGACAGAAGTTGATGTAGTGAACTTGATGCGAGAAGCTTTTATTGTTACACTTAAAATCTCTAGTCCGATACTCATTACGGCTCTGGTTGTGGGACTCATTGTTGGTATTTTACAAACTACAACTTCCATCCAAGAACCAACCATTGCCTTTGTTCCCAAATTGGTTTCTATTTTTGCGGTGATTGTGTTTTTTTCGGCATGGATGGTGCGGGTGATGACAGACTATACTCGTGAAATTTTTTTTATGATAGAAAAGATATGA
- the fliP gene encoding flagellar type III secretion system pore protein FliP (The bacterial flagellar biogenesis protein FliP forms a type III secretion system (T3SS)-type pore required for flagellar assembly.), with amino-acid sequence MKFRFFSFLKRHKSIIFLISILFLISAGGFTGLLAQDKGSRIPIPNLSFNVNEARGPKETSLSLMILFLVTILSLAPAIVMSVTSFTKVVIVFDFVRRALSLQNLPPNQVMMGLALFVTFFIMAPTIGKVNDEALQPYLNGKIDQSAFMEGSMKHLRQFMIRQLGRDGTKDVALFLKIGKVQNVKSFDDVPSYVLVPAFMLSEIKKAFIIGIYIFIPFIVIDLIVASALLAMGFMMLPPVMISLPLKLILFILIDGWNLLVLELVRSYK; translated from the coding sequence ATGAAATTCCGTTTTTTTTCCTTCCTTAAGAGACATAAATCTATTATTTTTCTCATTAGTATCCTCTTTCTCATTTCGGCCGGAGGGTTTACTGGACTTTTGGCGCAAGACAAGGGTTCAAGAATTCCAATCCCAAATTTATCATTTAACGTAAATGAGGCGAGAGGGCCTAAGGAAACAAGTCTTTCTTTGATGATTTTATTTCTTGTGACCATCCTTTCTTTGGCTCCTGCCATCGTGATGAGTGTCACTTCCTTCACTAAGGTTGTCATCGTTTTTGATTTTGTGAGAAGGGCGTTATCTCTCCAAAACTTACCACCAAACCAGGTGATGATGGGCCTTGCTCTTTTTGTTACATTTTTTATTATGGCACCTACGATTGGTAAGGTAAATGATGAGGCCTTACAACCTTATTTAAATGGAAAAATCGATCAGTCCGCGTTTATGGAAGGATCGATGAAACATTTACGTCAATTTATGATTCGCCAACTTGGCCGAGATGGAACAAAAGACGTAGCATTATTTTTAAAAATAGGAAAAGTACAAAATGTAAAATCCTTTGATGATGTGCCTTCTTATGTATTGGTTCCGGCATTTATGTTAAGTGAAATCAAAAAGGCATTTATCATTGGTATTTATATCTTCATTCCATTTATTGTGATCGATTTGATTGTAGCATCGGCCCTCCTTGCTATGGGTTTTATGATGTTACCGCCGGTAATGATTTCCCTTCCATTAAAACTGATTCTTTTTATTTTAATTGATGGGTGGAACCTGCTCGTTCTTGAACTCGTAAGGAGTTACAAATGA
- a CDS encoding FliO/MopB family protein — protein sequence MYFCLALVLVFSPTFAQNSETKELDQILRQELGDSKAKPASGVGSDSSSGSNESANTSKANAADVSKDSEGTNLIQERYAENQDDSPSATWILLKILFVLAILVGAGYYLILQMQKTKSAKYPVKGFMKVLSSLPLSATQSVQIVEVGGRTLVLGVADGSVSLLTEVTAPDEKSQIQKMKEEADPYVPNFLETVLESLQSKAQRKIRINPSKMESLEFDGAAEIQRKAKEGLERLRKHRELLEGGES from the coding sequence ATGTACTTTTGTTTGGCTCTTGTTTTGGTATTTTCTCCAACTTTTGCCCAAAATTCGGAAACCAAGGAACTAGACCAAATTCTTCGCCAAGAGTTAGGTGATTCCAAAGCAAAACCTGCTTCAGGAGTTGGTTCCGATTCCTCTTCTGGTTCTAATGAGTCAGCAAATACGAGTAAGGCGAATGCGGCAGATGTTTCTAAGGATTCCGAAGGGACTAATTTAATCCAAGAAAGATACGCAGAAAACCAAGACGATTCTCCATCGGCAACCTGGATACTGCTAAAGATTTTATTTGTTCTCGCAATTCTTGTGGGAGCAGGATATTACTTAATTTTACAAATGCAAAAAACAAAATCGGCTAAATATCCTGTGAAGGGTTTTATGAAGGTTTTGTCTAGTTTGCCACTGTCCGCCACACAATCGGTTCAGATCGTGGAAGTGGGTGGCCGTACACTTGTGTTAGGTGTTGCCGATGGTTCGGTGAGTTTACTAACTGAAGTGACAGCTCCAGACGAAAAATCGCAAATCCAAAAGATGAAAGAGGAAGCAGATCCTTATGTGCCTAATTTTCTAGAAACGGTTCTGGAAAGTTTACAATCGAAGGCTCAGAGAAAAATTCGCATCAATCCATCGAAAATGGAATCACTCGAATTTGATGGGGCTGCAGAAATCCAAAGAAAGGCCAAGGAAGGTTTGGAAAGACTTCGCAAACACCGTGAATTATTAGAGGGAGGGGAGTCATGA
- the fliN gene encoding flagellar motor switch protein FliN, producing the protein MGEGSLSQDEIDALLQGADDTFDLSSLSGASSSSSDNLSPIDRDIISDVIGSAFQVAGNTLGTILAKNTRFMNPATESSSSADIQKELGSKSVSLFSTISGSLAGRVCLIMAQENAAKIAGVMMGGMTPPGQLDNAQLQTLKDSLAPILGTVTAQIGMKLGGTMSGSPPEIALVNSGRDLQLPDDNSLVKTSLSLNIDGVGSFKVYYVIALSMANSILDIQKGGGQKQQQQSGGMNVNMQPNMGMGGGQGSVGIKGVNFPSLATAGGGPGQTNLNLLMDVQMALTVELGRTKMYIKDILGLGEGSIIELDKLAGEPVDLLVNGKLIAKGEVVVIDENFGVRVTDIVSPTDRLKGEK; encoded by the coding sequence ATGGGTGAAGGTTCACTCTCACAAGACGAGATAGACGCATTACTACAAGGTGCGGATGATACATTCGACCTTTCTTCCTTAAGTGGCGCATCCAGTTCGTCATCGGACAACCTATCTCCTATTGACCGCGACATTATTTCTGATGTGATCGGCTCTGCATTCCAGGTGGCGGGGAACACACTTGGCACGATCTTGGCAAAAAACACTCGTTTTATGAACCCTGCCACGGAATCGAGCTCCTCTGCGGACATTCAAAAGGAACTTGGAAGTAAATCTGTTAGTTTATTTTCAACTATTAGCGGAAGTTTGGCGGGCCGAGTTTGTCTCATCATGGCCCAAGAAAATGCCGCTAAAATTGCAGGCGTTATGATGGGTGGAATGACTCCTCCCGGCCAGTTGGATAATGCCCAACTCCAAACTCTAAAGGACTCCTTGGCTCCCATCCTTGGAACTGTCACAGCTCAGATTGGAATGAAACTTGGTGGTACTATGTCAGGTAGTCCACCAGAAATTGCTCTTGTGAACTCTGGACGTGATTTACAGCTCCCAGATGACAATAGTTTGGTGAAAACATCCCTTAGTTTGAATATAGACGGGGTTGGATCTTTTAAAGTTTATTATGTAATCGCTTTGTCTATGGCAAATTCCATTTTGGATATCCAAAAAGGGGGAGGCCAAAAACAACAACAACAGTCCGGTGGAATGAACGTCAACATGCAACCCAATATGGGGATGGGTGGTGGCCAAGGTTCTGTCGGAATCAAAGGTGTTAATTTTCCTTCTCTTGCTACTGCTGGTGGTGGCCCTGGACAAACAAACCTCAACCTTCTCATGGACGTGCAAATGGCACTGACAGTGGAACTCGGAAGAACTAAAATGTACATCAAAGACATTTTAGGTCTTGGTGAAGGTTCCATCATCGAACTAGATAAGTTAGCTGGTGAACCAGTGGATTTACTTGTGAACGGTAAACTCATCGCAAAAGGTGAGGTTGTGGTGATCGATGAAAACTTTGGGGTTCGTGTTACCGATATCGTAAGTCCTACGGACAGACTCAAAGGCGAAAAATGA
- a CDS encoding DUF971 domain-containing protein has product MPNSQLATFPKEISFDDDSLYIEWKDGHGSKYSLLDLRKKCPCATCRGGHGGKVGDATGHIQSIKLLSWTKVGRYAISIVWSDYHNTGIYSYDNLRAYADGMMSAFD; this is encoded by the coding sequence ATGCCAAACTCGCAACTAGCCACCTTTCCTAAAGAAATTTCTTTCGATGATGATTCCCTCTACATCGAATGGAAGGATGGCCACGGGTCGAAATACTCGCTTCTAGACCTTCGGAAAAAATGCCCCTGCGCGACTTGCCGGGGTGGGCATGGTGGAAAAGTTGGGGATGCGACGGGCCATATCCAGTCCATCAAGCTTTTGTCTTGGACCAAAGTGGGTCGGTATGCGATTTCCATCGTCTGGAGCGATTATCATAACACGGGGATTTATTCTTACGATAACCTTCGGGCCTATGCCGACGGAATGATGAGTGCTTTTGACTGA
- the asd gene encoding archaetidylserine decarboxylase (Phosphatidylserine decarboxylase is synthesized as a single chain precursor. Generation of the pyruvoyl active site from a Ser is coupled to cleavage of a Gly-Ser bond between the larger (beta) and smaller (alpha chains). It is an integral membrane protein.) translates to METLFQNGSKFNLILGSDILSPYFYLILIASIYLSFRLGFPQIRFLFLALKILTGNMDFKGSKGQLVHSQAFFAGIGSSLLLGSVIGTALAIAYGGIGVLFWIWVMSLFVMPIRFVSSTLAVKFRNQLPSGRYLSGPMYFIEKALRAKWLAVAFSLASLVTVLLFGGIFPFVGLTYITKEGLNLSGLSGPISISVILLFIVIGGVRRVGRAASILAPIGIILFIFGYVSLFSNGMISFFGFLSDVTKEAFSIKALQGGGAFGILRALSASLSTFFLSTETAVGKSSGIAGVVRTDYAAKQGLVSMLASFFEGFVMATLVGFVLYSYGAVNLETILSFPDRILEQKESLPAILFFISFLCFGILSLAGWFYSGEQNAFYVFGEKFSNFFRMLFIGSTLGFAYLYVNYGIDVLSVVMHWGYIAAVITSIPLLVSLMLLGKSANLELKKYLSESGARYEIFKDIYLLFLTLLPKNLISKIFGYFSTLQLPRFMMIPILKAFAKVYKINLSEAELEIKEYPSLNQFFTRALRAEARIIDSATNAVVSPTDSKITSFGNINQSTIIQAKGIDYSVKELLGSEKYYQYFTNGKYITFYLSPQDYHRIHSPFAGQILGYYYEPGKLFPVNDLAVLNIRGLFPKNERLITFLQTEYGKIAVIKVGASNVGKIRVTYDNKIVTNNWIRFAKEHHYKDVSIMIDKGSELGRFEMGSTVILVFENDTIDLTNITLGDKIQYGITVGNFRSKTTKLPVKA, encoded by the coding sequence ATGGAAACACTCTTTCAAAACGGATCTAAGTTTAATCTGATTTTAGGATCGGACATTCTCAGCCCTTATTTCTATCTCATCCTGATTGCCTCTATTTATCTGAGCTTTCGATTGGGATTTCCGCAAATTCGTTTTCTCTTTTTAGCACTTAAGATCCTTACAGGCAATATGGACTTTAAAGGTTCCAAAGGCCAACTTGTGCACTCACAGGCCTTCTTCGCTGGGATCGGATCTTCGCTCCTTTTGGGTTCTGTCATTGGAACCGCTCTTGCCATTGCCTATGGCGGAATTGGCGTTCTCTTTTGGATTTGGGTGATGAGTTTGTTTGTGATGCCCATCCGGTTTGTTTCTTCCACCCTCGCTGTGAAATTTAGAAACCAACTTCCGAGTGGACGTTATCTTTCTGGTCCAATGTACTTCATTGAAAAAGCATTACGTGCCAAGTGGCTTGCTGTGGCTTTTTCTCTGGCGAGTCTCGTGACTGTGCTTTTGTTCGGTGGAATTTTCCCATTTGTGGGGCTTACCTATATCACAAAAGAAGGTTTGAATCTTTCCGGTCTCTCTGGTCCAATTTCCATTTCTGTTATTTTACTTTTTATCGTGATCGGTGGTGTTAGGCGAGTGGGACGTGCTGCTTCCATTTTAGCACCCATCGGAATCATCCTTTTTATCTTTGGATACGTTTCCCTTTTTTCCAATGGAATGATTTCTTTTTTCGGATTTTTATCTGATGTAACCAAAGAAGCATTTTCTATCAAAGCCTTACAAGGTGGTGGTGCCTTTGGAATTTTGAGAGCCCTTTCTGCTTCCCTTAGTACTTTCTTTTTGTCCACAGAAACGGCCGTTGGCAAATCTTCTGGAATTGCCGGAGTGGTTCGTACTGATTATGCCGCCAAACAAGGGTTAGTGAGTATGCTCGCGTCTTTTTTTGAAGGGTTTGTGATGGCAACCCTTGTGGGGTTTGTATTGTATTCTTATGGTGCTGTTAATTTAGAAACCATTCTTTCTTTCCCTGATCGTATTTTGGAACAAAAGGAATCTTTACCTGCGATTTTATTTTTTATCTCCTTTTTATGTTTTGGGATTCTTAGTTTGGCTGGTTGGTTCTATAGTGGCGAACAAAATGCATTTTATGTTTTTGGGGAAAAATTTTCCAATTTCTTTAGAATGTTATTCATTGGATCCACTCTTGGTTTTGCTTATCTTTACGTAAATTACGGAATTGATGTTTTAAGTGTTGTTATGCATTGGGGCTATATTGCTGCCGTGATCACAAGTATTCCTCTCTTGGTTTCTTTGATGTTGCTTGGAAAATCCGCCAACCTGGAGCTTAAAAAATATCTTTCCGAGTCGGGTGCTCGTTATGAAATTTTCAAAGATATTTATCTTTTATTTTTAACGTTACTTCCGAAAAACTTAATCTCTAAAATATTTGGTTACTTTTCTACTTTGCAGTTACCTCGTTTTATGATGATCCCTATTCTCAAGGCTTTTGCAAAGGTTTATAAAATTAACTTAAGTGAAGCAGAACTGGAAATCAAAGAGTATCCTTCGTTGAATCAGTTTTTTACAAGAGCTCTCAGGGCAGAAGCAAGGATCATTGATTCGGCAACCAATGCGGTTGTTTCCCCTACGGATTCAAAAATTACAAGTTTCGGAAATATCAACCAGTCCACAATCATTCAAGCAAAAGGGATTGATTACTCCGTAAAAGAATTGTTAGGTTCAGAAAAATACTATCAATACTTTACAAATGGGAAATACATTACCTTTTATCTATCACCTCAGGATTACCACCGTATCCACAGTCCGTTTGCTGGACAAATTTTGGGTTACTATTATGAACCTGGAAAACTTTTCCCTGTGAATGATTTAGCGGTTCTCAACATTCGAGGTCTTTTCCCAAAAAACGAAAGGCTCATCACCTTCCTGCAAACGGAATACGGAAAAATTGCCGTCATCAAAGTTGGGGCATCAAACGTTGGAAAAATCCGAGTCACTTACGATAATAAAATTGTGACTAACAATTGGATCCGTTTTGCAAAGGAACATCACTACAAAGACGTATCCATTATGATCGATAAGGGTTCGGAACTCGGCCGGTTCGAAATGGGCTCCACGGTCATCCTCGTTTTTGAAAATGACACCATCGACTTGACAAACATCACCTTAGGTGACAAGATTCAATACGGGATTACCGTTGGGAATTTTCGATCTAAAACGACTAAATTACCGGTAAAAGCATAA